The Antennarius striatus isolate MH-2024 chromosome 20, ASM4005453v1, whole genome shotgun sequence genome includes a region encoding these proteins:
- the pfkpa gene encoding ATP-dependent 6-phosphofructokinase, platelet type isoform X1, producing the protein MSQPDGKKIFFENLSGAGKAIAVLTSGGDAQGMNAAVRAVVRMGLYVGAKVYFIREGYQGMVDGGDNIKEASWESVSSMLQVGGTVIGSARCKEFRTHEGRLKAAHNLVQRGITNLCVIGGDGSLTGANLFREEWSGLLGELVEQGSIAADAVQKYSALHIVGMVGSIDNDFCGTDMTIGTDSALHRIIEVVDAIMTTAQSHQRTFVLEVMGRHCGYLALVSALACGADWVLIPEMPPEDGWEDKMCQKLSANRAGMKRLNIIIVAEGAIDRNNTPITTDYIKNLVVRCLGFDTRVTILGHVQRGGTPSAFDRILASRMGVEAVLALLETTANTPACVVSLCGNQSVRLPLMECVQMTQEVQKAMDEKRFEEAVRLRGRSFENNLKTYKLLAHRKPESELPTSNFNVAVLNVGAPAAGMNAAVRSAVRVGISEGHKMFAVSDGFEGFYKGQIKEIKWADVGGWTGQGGSLLGTKRTLPAKYVDKIAEQMRQHNINALLIVGGFEAFESLLQLYEARATYEEFCVPMCMLPATISNNVPGTDLSIGADTALNAIVETCDRIKQSASGTKRRVFIIETMGGYCGYLASVGGLAAGADAAYIYEEPFDIRDLQANVEHLTEKMKTSIQRGLVLRNENCNENYTTDFIYQLYSEEGKGVFDSRKNVLGHMQQGGAPSPFDRNFGTKISAKAMQWVTRKLVETVRHGRVFANSDDSCCLLGMRRRALVFQPVVQLKDETDFVHRIPKEQWWLKLRPLMKILAKYKTSYDVSDSGQLEHIVRNRPRELDASVAM; encoded by the exons ATGTCGCAGCCTGACGGCAAGAAAATATTCTTTGAGAACCTGTCGGGAGCAGGGAAAGCTATCGCAGTGCTGACGAGCGGAGGGGATGCTCAAG GGATGAATGCTGCTGTACGTGCTGTGGTTCGAATGGGGTTATATGTGGGAGCTAAAGTTTATTTCATTCGTGAG GGATATCAGGGTATGGTGGACGGAGGAGACAACATAAAAGAAGCTTCATGGGAAAGTGTCTCCAGCATGCTGCAAGTG GGCGGGACCGTCATCGGCAGCGCCCGCTGTAAAGAGTTTCGGACCCATGAGGGACGCCTGAAAGCAGCGCACAACCTGGTGCAGCGCGGCATCACAAATCTGTGTGTGATCGGTGGAGATGGCAGCTTGACGGGAGCCAACCTCTTCAGGGAGGAATGGAGTGGCCTGTTGGGGGAGCTGGTGGAGCAAG GCTCAATCGCAGCTGACGCCGTCCAGAAGTATTCAGCTCTTCACATCGTGGGCATGGTCGGCTCCATTGACAATGACTTCTGTGGAACTGACATGACAATCGGCACTGACTCTGCTCTGCACAGAATCATCGAGGTGGTGGATGCAATTATGACAACTGCACAGAG TCACCAGAGAACGTTTGTGTTAGAAGTCATGGGCCGACACTGTGG CTACCTGGCCTTGGTTAGCGCTTTGGCTTGTGGAGCAGACTGGGTTTTGATTCCTGAGATGCCTCCTGAGGACGGCTGGGAAGATAAAATGTGCCAGAAACTGTCTGCG AACCGCGCAGGGATGAAAAGGCTGAATATCATAATTGTAGCCGAAGGGGCGATTGATCGTAACAACACACCCATAACTACTGACTATATCAAGAAT CTTGTTGTCCGGTGCTTGGGCTTCGACACGCGTGTGACAATCCTGGGGCATGTGCAGAGAGGAGGGACCCCGTCTGCTTTCGACCGCATCCTG GCCAGTCGTATGGGTGTGGAGGCTGTTTTAGCCCTTCTGGAGACCACAGCCAACACTCCAGCCTGTGTGGTGTCTCTGTGCGGCAACCAATCAGTTCGCCTGCCTCTGATGGAGTGTGTGCAGATG ACTCAAGAAGTCCAGAAGGCGATGGATGAGAAACGGTTTGAGGAGGCAGTGAGGCTTCGGGGCAG GAGTTTTGAAAACAACCTGAAGACATACAAACTGCTGGCTCATCGTAAACCAGAATCCGAGCTGCCGACC AGCAACTTCAACGTGGCCGTGCTGAATGTCGGGGCCCCCGCAGCGGGCATGAACGCTGCCGTCCGTTCAGCCGTCAGGGTGGGCATCTCTGAAGGCCACAAGATGTTCGCTGTCAGTGACGGCTTCGAGGGATTCTACAAAGGACAG aTCAAGGAGATTAAATGGGCTGATGTCGGAGGATGGACGGGACAAGGTGGATCTCTGTTGGGAACCAAAAG AACACTTCCTGCTAAGTATGTTGACAAAATAGCTGAGCAGATGCGACAACACAACATTAATGCGCTGCTCATTGTTGGAGGATTTGAG GCGTTTGAGAGTCTGCTGCAGCTGTATGAGGCTCGCGCGACCTATGAGGAGTTTTGTGTCCCGATGTGTATGCTGCCTGCCACCATAAGTAACAATGTGCCGGGCACAGATCTCAGTATCGGTGCAGACACGGCCCTCAATGCCATCGTGGAG aCATGTGACCGCATCAAGCAGTCGGCCAGCGGCACCAAGCGACGTGTGTTCATCATCGAGACCATGGGGGGCTACTGCGGCTACCTGGCCAGTGTGGGGGGGCTGGCCGCTGGAGCGGATGCCGCCTACATCTACGAGGAGCCATTCGACATCAGAGACCTGCAG GCTAATGTTGAACACTTgacagagaaaatgaagacGAGCATTCAGAGAGGACTGGTCCTCAG GAATGAGAACTGTAATGAGAACTACACAACGGACTTCATCTACCAGCTTTACTCTGAAGAAGGAAAGGGGGTGTTCGACTCCAGGAAGAACGTGCTGGGACACATGCAGCAG GGAGGAGCGCCGTCTCCGTTTGACCGGAACTTTGGTACCAAGATCTCTGCCAAGGCGATGCAGTGGGTGACCAGGAAACTGGTGGAAACCGTCAGACATG GCCGGGTGTTTGCTAACAGCGACGATTCCTGCTGCCTGCTGGGAATGCGTCGCAGGGCTCTGGTCTTCCAGCCCGTTGTTCAGCTCAAGGACGAGACTGACTTTGT TCACAGGATCCCTAAGGAGCAGTGGTGGTTGAAGCTTCGTcctttgatgaagatcctggcCAAGTACAAGACCAGCTACGATGTTTCAGACTCGGGACAGCTGGAGCACATCGTACGCAACCGACCAAGAGAGTTGGATGCTTCGGTAGCCATGTGA
- the pfkpa gene encoding ATP-dependent 6-phosphofructokinase, platelet type isoform X4, with the protein MSQPDGKKIFFENLSGAGKAIAVLTSGGDAQGMNAAVRAVVRMGLYVGAKVYFIREGYQGMVDGGDNIKEASWESVSSMLQVGGTVIGSARCKEFRTHEGRLKAAHNLVQRGITNLCVIGGDGSLTGANLFREEWSGLLGELVEQGSIAADAVQKYSALHIVGMVGSIDNDFCGTDMTIGTDSALHRIIEVVDAIMTTAQSHQRTFVLEVMGRHCGYLALVSALACGADWVLIPEMPPEDGWEDKMCQKLSATRSRGTRLNIIIVAEGAIDRHGKSITSSYVKDLVVRCLGFDTRVTILGHVQRGGTPSAFDRILASRMGVEAVLALLETTANTPACVVSLCGNQSVRLPLMECVQMTQEVQKAMDEKRFEEAVRLRGRSFENNLKTYKLLAHRKPESELPTSNFNVAVLNVGAPAAGMNAAVRSAVRVGISEGHKMFAVSDGFEGFYKGQIKEIKWADVGGWTGQGGSLLGTKRTLPAKYVDKIAEQMRQHNINALLIVGGFEAFLSLLELSTARGKYGEFCVPMIMVPATVSNNVPGSDLSIGADTALNAITTTCDRIKQSASGTKRRVFIIETMGGYCGYLASVGGLAAGADAAYIYEEPFDIRDLQANVEHLTEKMKTSIQRGLVLRNENCNENYTTDFIYQLYSEEGKGVFDSRKNVLGHMQQGGAPSPFDRNFGTKISAKAMQWVTRKLVETVRHGRVFANSDDSCCLLGMRRRALVFQPVVQLKDETDFVHRIPKEQWWLKLRPLMKILAKYKTSYDVSDSGQLEHIVRNRPRELDASVAM; encoded by the exons ATGTCGCAGCCTGACGGCAAGAAAATATTCTTTGAGAACCTGTCGGGAGCAGGGAAAGCTATCGCAGTGCTGACGAGCGGAGGGGATGCTCAAG GGATGAATGCTGCTGTACGTGCTGTGGTTCGAATGGGGTTATATGTGGGAGCTAAAGTTTATTTCATTCGTGAG GGATATCAGGGTATGGTGGACGGAGGAGACAACATAAAAGAAGCTTCATGGGAAAGTGTCTCCAGCATGCTGCAAGTG GGCGGGACCGTCATCGGCAGCGCCCGCTGTAAAGAGTTTCGGACCCATGAGGGACGCCTGAAAGCAGCGCACAACCTGGTGCAGCGCGGCATCACAAATCTGTGTGTGATCGGTGGAGATGGCAGCTTGACGGGAGCCAACCTCTTCAGGGAGGAATGGAGTGGCCTGTTGGGGGAGCTGGTGGAGCAAG GCTCAATCGCAGCTGACGCCGTCCAGAAGTATTCAGCTCTTCACATCGTGGGCATGGTCGGCTCCATTGACAATGACTTCTGTGGAACTGACATGACAATCGGCACTGACTCTGCTCTGCACAGAATCATCGAGGTGGTGGATGCAATTATGACAACTGCACAGAG TCACCAGAGAACGTTTGTGTTAGAAGTCATGGGCCGACACTGTGG CTACCTGGCCTTGGTTAGCGCTTTGGCTTGTGGAGCAGACTGGGTTTTGATTCCTGAGATGCCTCCTGAGGACGGCTGGGAAGATAAAATGTGCCAGAAACTGTCTGCG ACCCGTTCCAGAGGCACAAGACTGAACATAATCATAGTTGCAGAAGGCGCCATTGACAGGCATGGAAAGTCTATAACCTCTAGTTATGTCAAGGAT CTTGTTGTCCGGTGCTTGGGCTTCGACACGCGTGTGACAATCCTGGGGCATGTGCAGAGAGGAGGGACCCCGTCTGCTTTCGACCGCATCCTG GCCAGTCGTATGGGTGTGGAGGCTGTTTTAGCCCTTCTGGAGACCACAGCCAACACTCCAGCCTGTGTGGTGTCTCTGTGCGGCAACCAATCAGTTCGCCTGCCTCTGATGGAGTGTGTGCAGATG ACTCAAGAAGTCCAGAAGGCGATGGATGAGAAACGGTTTGAGGAGGCAGTGAGGCTTCGGGGCAG GAGTTTTGAAAACAACCTGAAGACATACAAACTGCTGGCTCATCGTAAACCAGAATCCGAGCTGCCGACC AGCAACTTCAACGTGGCCGTGCTGAATGTCGGGGCCCCCGCAGCGGGCATGAACGCTGCCGTCCGTTCAGCCGTCAGGGTGGGCATCTCTGAAGGCCACAAGATGTTCGCTGTCAGTGACGGCTTCGAGGGATTCTACAAAGGACAG aTCAAGGAGATTAAATGGGCTGATGTCGGAGGATGGACGGGACAAGGTGGATCTCTGTTGGGAACCAAAAG AACACTTCCTGCTAAGTATGTTGACAAAATAGCTGAGCAGATGCGACAACACAACATTAATGCGCTGCTCATTGTTGGAGGATTTGAG GCCTTCCTGTCACTTTTGGAATTGTCAACGGCACGCGGGAAATATGGCGAGTTCTGTGTGCCCATGATCATGGTGCCAGCCACCGTCTCCAACAATGTGCCGGGCTCAGACCTCAGCATCGGTGCTGACACGGCTCTGAACGCCATCACTACT aCATGTGACCGCATCAAGCAGTCGGCCAGCGGCACCAAGCGACGTGTGTTCATCATCGAGACCATGGGGGGCTACTGCGGCTACCTGGCCAGTGTGGGGGGGCTGGCCGCTGGAGCGGATGCCGCCTACATCTACGAGGAGCCATTCGACATCAGAGACCTGCAG GCTAATGTTGAACACTTgacagagaaaatgaagacGAGCATTCAGAGAGGACTGGTCCTCAG GAATGAGAACTGTAATGAGAACTACACAACGGACTTCATCTACCAGCTTTACTCTGAAGAAGGAAAGGGGGTGTTCGACTCCAGGAAGAACGTGCTGGGACACATGCAGCAG GGAGGAGCGCCGTCTCCGTTTGACCGGAACTTTGGTACCAAGATCTCTGCCAAGGCGATGCAGTGGGTGACCAGGAAACTGGTGGAAACCGTCAGACATG GCCGGGTGTTTGCTAACAGCGACGATTCCTGCTGCCTGCTGGGAATGCGTCGCAGGGCTCTGGTCTTCCAGCCCGTTGTTCAGCTCAAGGACGAGACTGACTTTGT TCACAGGATCCCTAAGGAGCAGTGGTGGTTGAAGCTTCGTcctttgatgaagatcctggcCAAGTACAAGACCAGCTACGATGTTTCAGACTCGGGACAGCTGGAGCACATCGTACGCAACCGACCAAGAGAGTTGGATGCTTCGGTAGCCATGTGA
- the pfkpa gene encoding ATP-dependent 6-phosphofructokinase, platelet type isoform X3: MSQPDGKKIFFENLSGAGKAIAVLTSGGDAQGMNAAVRAVVRMGLYVGAKVYFIREGYQGMVDGGDNIKEASWESVSSMLQVGGTVIGSARCKEFRTHEGRLKAAHNLVQRGITNLCVIGGDGSLTGANLFREEWSGLLGELVEQGSIAADAVQKYSALHIVGMVGSIDNDFCGTDMTIGTDSALHRIIEVVDAIMTTAQSHQRTFVLEVMGRHCGYLALVSALACGADWVLIPEMPPEDGWEDKMCQKLSANRAGMKRLNIIIVAEGAIDRNNTPITTDYIKNLVVRCLGFDTRVTILGHVQRGGTPSAFDRILASRMGVEAVLALLETTANTPACVVSLCGNQSVRLPLMECVQMTQEVQKAMDEKRFEEAVRLRGRSFENNLKTYKLLAHRKPESELPTSNFNVAVLNVGAPAAGMNAAVRSAVRVGISEGHKMFAVSDGFEGFYKGQIKEIKWADVGGWTGQGGSLLGTKRTLPAKYVDKIAEQMRQHNINALLIVGGFEAFLSLLELSTARGKYGEFCVPMIMVPATVSNNVPGSDLSIGADTALNAITTTCDRIKQSASGTKRRVFIIETMGGYCGYLASVGGLAAGADAAYIYEEPFDIRDLQANVEHLTEKMKTSIQRGLVLRNENCNENYTTDFIYQLYSEEGKGVFDSRKNVLGHMQQGGAPSPFDRNFGTKISAKAMQWVTRKLVETVRHGRVFANSDDSCCLLGMRRRALVFQPVVQLKDETDFVHRIPKEQWWLKLRPLMKILAKYKTSYDVSDSGQLEHIVRNRPRELDASVAM; the protein is encoded by the exons ATGTCGCAGCCTGACGGCAAGAAAATATTCTTTGAGAACCTGTCGGGAGCAGGGAAAGCTATCGCAGTGCTGACGAGCGGAGGGGATGCTCAAG GGATGAATGCTGCTGTACGTGCTGTGGTTCGAATGGGGTTATATGTGGGAGCTAAAGTTTATTTCATTCGTGAG GGATATCAGGGTATGGTGGACGGAGGAGACAACATAAAAGAAGCTTCATGGGAAAGTGTCTCCAGCATGCTGCAAGTG GGCGGGACCGTCATCGGCAGCGCCCGCTGTAAAGAGTTTCGGACCCATGAGGGACGCCTGAAAGCAGCGCACAACCTGGTGCAGCGCGGCATCACAAATCTGTGTGTGATCGGTGGAGATGGCAGCTTGACGGGAGCCAACCTCTTCAGGGAGGAATGGAGTGGCCTGTTGGGGGAGCTGGTGGAGCAAG GCTCAATCGCAGCTGACGCCGTCCAGAAGTATTCAGCTCTTCACATCGTGGGCATGGTCGGCTCCATTGACAATGACTTCTGTGGAACTGACATGACAATCGGCACTGACTCTGCTCTGCACAGAATCATCGAGGTGGTGGATGCAATTATGACAACTGCACAGAG TCACCAGAGAACGTTTGTGTTAGAAGTCATGGGCCGACACTGTGG CTACCTGGCCTTGGTTAGCGCTTTGGCTTGTGGAGCAGACTGGGTTTTGATTCCTGAGATGCCTCCTGAGGACGGCTGGGAAGATAAAATGTGCCAGAAACTGTCTGCG AACCGCGCAGGGATGAAAAGGCTGAATATCATAATTGTAGCCGAAGGGGCGATTGATCGTAACAACACACCCATAACTACTGACTATATCAAGAAT CTTGTTGTCCGGTGCTTGGGCTTCGACACGCGTGTGACAATCCTGGGGCATGTGCAGAGAGGAGGGACCCCGTCTGCTTTCGACCGCATCCTG GCCAGTCGTATGGGTGTGGAGGCTGTTTTAGCCCTTCTGGAGACCACAGCCAACACTCCAGCCTGTGTGGTGTCTCTGTGCGGCAACCAATCAGTTCGCCTGCCTCTGATGGAGTGTGTGCAGATG ACTCAAGAAGTCCAGAAGGCGATGGATGAGAAACGGTTTGAGGAGGCAGTGAGGCTTCGGGGCAG GAGTTTTGAAAACAACCTGAAGACATACAAACTGCTGGCTCATCGTAAACCAGAATCCGAGCTGCCGACC AGCAACTTCAACGTGGCCGTGCTGAATGTCGGGGCCCCCGCAGCGGGCATGAACGCTGCCGTCCGTTCAGCCGTCAGGGTGGGCATCTCTGAAGGCCACAAGATGTTCGCTGTCAGTGACGGCTTCGAGGGATTCTACAAAGGACAG aTCAAGGAGATTAAATGGGCTGATGTCGGAGGATGGACGGGACAAGGTGGATCTCTGTTGGGAACCAAAAG AACACTTCCTGCTAAGTATGTTGACAAAATAGCTGAGCAGATGCGACAACACAACATTAATGCGCTGCTCATTGTTGGAGGATTTGAG GCCTTCCTGTCACTTTTGGAATTGTCAACGGCACGCGGGAAATATGGCGAGTTCTGTGTGCCCATGATCATGGTGCCAGCCACCGTCTCCAACAATGTGCCGGGCTCAGACCTCAGCATCGGTGCTGACACGGCTCTGAACGCCATCACTACT aCATGTGACCGCATCAAGCAGTCGGCCAGCGGCACCAAGCGACGTGTGTTCATCATCGAGACCATGGGGGGCTACTGCGGCTACCTGGCCAGTGTGGGGGGGCTGGCCGCTGGAGCGGATGCCGCCTACATCTACGAGGAGCCATTCGACATCAGAGACCTGCAG GCTAATGTTGAACACTTgacagagaaaatgaagacGAGCATTCAGAGAGGACTGGTCCTCAG GAATGAGAACTGTAATGAGAACTACACAACGGACTTCATCTACCAGCTTTACTCTGAAGAAGGAAAGGGGGTGTTCGACTCCAGGAAGAACGTGCTGGGACACATGCAGCAG GGAGGAGCGCCGTCTCCGTTTGACCGGAACTTTGGTACCAAGATCTCTGCCAAGGCGATGCAGTGGGTGACCAGGAAACTGGTGGAAACCGTCAGACATG GCCGGGTGTTTGCTAACAGCGACGATTCCTGCTGCCTGCTGGGAATGCGTCGCAGGGCTCTGGTCTTCCAGCCCGTTGTTCAGCTCAAGGACGAGACTGACTTTGT TCACAGGATCCCTAAGGAGCAGTGGTGGTTGAAGCTTCGTcctttgatgaagatcctggcCAAGTACAAGACCAGCTACGATGTTTCAGACTCGGGACAGCTGGAGCACATCGTACGCAACCGACCAAGAGAGTTGGATGCTTCGGTAGCCATGTGA
- the pfkpa gene encoding ATP-dependent 6-phosphofructokinase, platelet type isoform X2, giving the protein MSQPDGKKIFFENLSGAGKAIAVLTSGGDAQGMNAAVRAVVRMGLYVGAKVYFIREGYQGMVDGGDNIKEASWESVSSMLQVGGTVIGSARCKEFRTHEGRLKAAHNLVQRGITNLCVIGGDGSLTGANLFREEWSGLLGELVEQGSIAADAVQKYSALHIVGMVGSIDNDFCGTDMTIGTDSALHRIIEVVDAIMTTAQSHQRTFVLEVMGRHCGYLALVSALACGADWVLIPEMPPEDGWEDKMCQKLSATRSRGTRLNIIIVAEGAIDRHGKSITSSYVKDLVVRCLGFDTRVTILGHVQRGGTPSAFDRILASRMGVEAVLALLETTANTPACVVSLCGNQSVRLPLMECVQMTQEVQKAMDEKRFEEAVRLRGRSFENNLKTYKLLAHRKPESELPTSNFNVAVLNVGAPAAGMNAAVRSAVRVGISEGHKMFAVSDGFEGFYKGQIKEIKWADVGGWTGQGGSLLGTKRTLPAKYVDKIAEQMRQHNINALLIVGGFEAFESLLQLYEARATYEEFCVPMCMLPATISNNVPGTDLSIGADTALNAIVETCDRIKQSASGTKRRVFIIETMGGYCGYLASVGGLAAGADAAYIYEEPFDIRDLQANVEHLTEKMKTSIQRGLVLRNENCNENYTTDFIYQLYSEEGKGVFDSRKNVLGHMQQGGAPSPFDRNFGTKISAKAMQWVTRKLVETVRHGRVFANSDDSCCLLGMRRRALVFQPVVQLKDETDFVHRIPKEQWWLKLRPLMKILAKYKTSYDVSDSGQLEHIVRNRPRELDASVAM; this is encoded by the exons ATGTCGCAGCCTGACGGCAAGAAAATATTCTTTGAGAACCTGTCGGGAGCAGGGAAAGCTATCGCAGTGCTGACGAGCGGAGGGGATGCTCAAG GGATGAATGCTGCTGTACGTGCTGTGGTTCGAATGGGGTTATATGTGGGAGCTAAAGTTTATTTCATTCGTGAG GGATATCAGGGTATGGTGGACGGAGGAGACAACATAAAAGAAGCTTCATGGGAAAGTGTCTCCAGCATGCTGCAAGTG GGCGGGACCGTCATCGGCAGCGCCCGCTGTAAAGAGTTTCGGACCCATGAGGGACGCCTGAAAGCAGCGCACAACCTGGTGCAGCGCGGCATCACAAATCTGTGTGTGATCGGTGGAGATGGCAGCTTGACGGGAGCCAACCTCTTCAGGGAGGAATGGAGTGGCCTGTTGGGGGAGCTGGTGGAGCAAG GCTCAATCGCAGCTGACGCCGTCCAGAAGTATTCAGCTCTTCACATCGTGGGCATGGTCGGCTCCATTGACAATGACTTCTGTGGAACTGACATGACAATCGGCACTGACTCTGCTCTGCACAGAATCATCGAGGTGGTGGATGCAATTATGACAACTGCACAGAG TCACCAGAGAACGTTTGTGTTAGAAGTCATGGGCCGACACTGTGG CTACCTGGCCTTGGTTAGCGCTTTGGCTTGTGGAGCAGACTGGGTTTTGATTCCTGAGATGCCTCCTGAGGACGGCTGGGAAGATAAAATGTGCCAGAAACTGTCTGCG ACCCGTTCCAGAGGCACAAGACTGAACATAATCATAGTTGCAGAAGGCGCCATTGACAGGCATGGAAAGTCTATAACCTCTAGTTATGTCAAGGAT CTTGTTGTCCGGTGCTTGGGCTTCGACACGCGTGTGACAATCCTGGGGCATGTGCAGAGAGGAGGGACCCCGTCTGCTTTCGACCGCATCCTG GCCAGTCGTATGGGTGTGGAGGCTGTTTTAGCCCTTCTGGAGACCACAGCCAACACTCCAGCCTGTGTGGTGTCTCTGTGCGGCAACCAATCAGTTCGCCTGCCTCTGATGGAGTGTGTGCAGATG ACTCAAGAAGTCCAGAAGGCGATGGATGAGAAACGGTTTGAGGAGGCAGTGAGGCTTCGGGGCAG GAGTTTTGAAAACAACCTGAAGACATACAAACTGCTGGCTCATCGTAAACCAGAATCCGAGCTGCCGACC AGCAACTTCAACGTGGCCGTGCTGAATGTCGGGGCCCCCGCAGCGGGCATGAACGCTGCCGTCCGTTCAGCCGTCAGGGTGGGCATCTCTGAAGGCCACAAGATGTTCGCTGTCAGTGACGGCTTCGAGGGATTCTACAAAGGACAG aTCAAGGAGATTAAATGGGCTGATGTCGGAGGATGGACGGGACAAGGTGGATCTCTGTTGGGAACCAAAAG AACACTTCCTGCTAAGTATGTTGACAAAATAGCTGAGCAGATGCGACAACACAACATTAATGCGCTGCTCATTGTTGGAGGATTTGAG GCGTTTGAGAGTCTGCTGCAGCTGTATGAGGCTCGCGCGACCTATGAGGAGTTTTGTGTCCCGATGTGTATGCTGCCTGCCACCATAAGTAACAATGTGCCGGGCACAGATCTCAGTATCGGTGCAGACACGGCCCTCAATGCCATCGTGGAG aCATGTGACCGCATCAAGCAGTCGGCCAGCGGCACCAAGCGACGTGTGTTCATCATCGAGACCATGGGGGGCTACTGCGGCTACCTGGCCAGTGTGGGGGGGCTGGCCGCTGGAGCGGATGCCGCCTACATCTACGAGGAGCCATTCGACATCAGAGACCTGCAG GCTAATGTTGAACACTTgacagagaaaatgaagacGAGCATTCAGAGAGGACTGGTCCTCAG GAATGAGAACTGTAATGAGAACTACACAACGGACTTCATCTACCAGCTTTACTCTGAAGAAGGAAAGGGGGTGTTCGACTCCAGGAAGAACGTGCTGGGACACATGCAGCAG GGAGGAGCGCCGTCTCCGTTTGACCGGAACTTTGGTACCAAGATCTCTGCCAAGGCGATGCAGTGGGTGACCAGGAAACTGGTGGAAACCGTCAGACATG GCCGGGTGTTTGCTAACAGCGACGATTCCTGCTGCCTGCTGGGAATGCGTCGCAGGGCTCTGGTCTTCCAGCCCGTTGTTCAGCTCAAGGACGAGACTGACTTTGT TCACAGGATCCCTAAGGAGCAGTGGTGGTTGAAGCTTCGTcctttgatgaagatcctggcCAAGTACAAGACCAGCTACGATGTTTCAGACTCGGGACAGCTGGAGCACATCGTACGCAACCGACCAAGAGAGTTGGATGCTTCGGTAGCCATGTGA